One Setaria italica strain Yugu1 chromosome II, Setaria_italica_v2.0, whole genome shotgun sequence DNA segment encodes these proteins:
- the LOC101779555 gene encoding uncharacterized protein LOC101779555, which translates to MTAYCHTVCHLEDKFNDLELNHVARCFNKAADELAKAASGRRPVPAGVFVSNLHKPLVRYEEPREAGNEPPVPDPEADLSYPGVMKIDTEPAKGPDPLPDWRAPYLDYLICESLPTDKTEAWRIIHRVKSFIIIDQELYKRRHTGILQRCIPSEQGRSLLHDIHAGACGHHVAPRTLVGNAFRQGFYWPTAVADATRVVRTCEGYQFYARQTHLPA; encoded by the coding sequence atgacgGCGTACTGCCACACAGTCTGCCACCTTGAGGATAAATTCAACGATCTTGAGCTCAACCATGTCGCAAGATGCTTCAACAAGGCAGCCGACGAACTGGCAAAGGCAGCATCCGGCCGGAGGCCAGTCCCTGCCGGCGTCTTTGTCAGTAACTTGCATAAGCCCTTGGTCCGCTATGAAGAACCGAGAGAGGCCGGCAACgagccacctgtcccggacccgGAGGCCGACCTCTCCTACCCCGGGGTTATGAAGATCGACACAGAACCAGCAAAAGGGCCCGACCCTCTGCCTGACTGGAGAGctccgtacctcgactacctcatctgCGAGTCACTCCCGACGGACAAGACAGAAGCGTGGAGGATTATCCATCGCGTCAagtccttcatcatcatcgaccAAGAGCTCTATAAGCGAAGGCATACCGGGATCCTACAACGCTGCATCCCCTCCGAGCAAGGAAGGTCACTGCTCCATGACATCCACGCTGGGGCTTGCGGTCACCATGTcgcaccaagaaccctcgtcgGGAACGCTTTCCGACAAGGCTTCTATTGGCCGACGGCAGTAGCCGACGCCACCCGCGTGGTACGCACCTGCGAGGGATACCAATTCTACGCCCGACAGACTCATCTGCCTGCCTAa
- the LOC101767919 gene encoding nuclear pore complex protein NUP54: MFGTPSSSPLFGTPSSTPAFGTPSTTPAFGTPSSTPAFGATSSTPAFGTPSSTPAFGTPSSTPAFGTPSSTPAFGTPSSTPAFGTASSSPAFGGLSAFGTPSSTSAFGAPSSTPAFGATPSPSPFGFQQQATPSPSPFGLLGGGGGQITTQMAPVAPLPLSPSDRDIQAIVDAYKEDPGNPRYAFRHLLFSVTDPSQRVKPVAASDIMWAEAMGKLECMDSADRERLWPQLVQGFKDLSHRLKLQDEVLVSDTDRLSMTHSNVKKLQRHFQADTYPWIQRLKQQELVIQRRLLRFVRIVEALENRGYRSPLTTEEADLYERLVAMLKRLKGPSADLSRRVNTLLSTSRLLASTGGAGGPVYIPNSAKVDERSVTELLEALQQQTEAVAKLGNVLKRDIRDLEIIQSEDTDMAEDSVGRRALKI; this comes from the exons atgttcGGGACCccatcctcctctcccctcttcgggaccccctcctccaccccggCCTTCGGGACCCCCTCCACCACCCCAGCCTTCGGCACGCCTTCTTCCACACCCGCATTCGGTGCGACGTCGTCGACGCCCGCCTTCGGCACCCCCTCGTCGACGCCCGCCTTCGGGACCCCGTCTTCGACCCCGGCATTCGGGACGCCGTCGTCGACGCCCGCGTTCGGGACGCCGTCGTCGACGCCCGCGTTCGGGACCGCATCCTCAAGCCCAGCGTTCGGCGGGCTGTCGGCTTTCGGGACGCCCTCGTCGACCTCGGCGTTCGGCGCGCCATCCTCGACGCCGGCGTTTGGTGCGACTCCGTCGCCCTCGCCCTTCGGGTTCCAGCAGCAGGCGacgccgtccccgtcgccgttCGGCTTGctagggggagggggcggtcaAATCACTACCCAGATGGCCCCCgtcgcgccgctgccgctctcCCCGTCCGACCGCGACATCCAG GCTATTGTGGATGCGTACAAGGAGGACCCTGGGAACCCCCGGTATGCTTTCAGG CATCTGTTGTTCAGCGTGACAGACCCTTCGCAAAGGGTGAAGCCAGTTGCAGCATCAGAT ATTATGTGGGCGGAAGCAATGGGGAAGCTTGAGTGCATGGACAGTGCAGATAGGGAGAGGCTGTGGCCTCAGCTTGTGCAGGGGTTTAAAGACCTTTCCCACCGGCTTAAG CTTCAAGATGAAGTTCTAGTTTCAGATACTGATAGATTGAGCATGACTCACTCTAATGTTAAAAAG CTGCAAAGGCATTTCCAAGCTGACACATATCCATGGATCCAGCGATTGAAGCAGCAAGAACTGGTTATTCAGAGACGTCTATTAAGG TTTGTTAGAATAGTGGAGGCGTTGGAGAATAGGGGTTACCGCAGTCCTTTAACGACGGAGGAAGCTGACTTATATGAAAGATTGGTTGCAATGTTAAAACGG CTAAAAGGACCTAGTGCTGATCTGTCTAGGAGAGTTAATACACTTCTTTCGACGTCACGTCTTCTGGCTAGCactggtggtgctggtggtccTGTATATATTCCTAATTCGGCCAAAGTTGATGAACGGAGTGTTACGGAGCTTCTTGAG GCCTTACAGCAACAAACTGAGGCAGTTGCCAAGTTAGGTAATGTGTTGAAGAGGGATATCAGGGACCTGGAGATCATCCAGTCAGAAGACACAGATATGGCTGAAGACAGTGTCGGGCGAAGGGCACTGAAGATATAA
- the LOC101767517 gene encoding uncharacterized protein At4g15970 gives MMMMRPQGAGLLVRSSLGAGGSARPATAAKMKTATSLLLGAALATASFLLYTSLCRDLGAANGSTPQRWDHQRGREAEAGAAAGDREVLHLNPTQQEGVAKEVVVTRSDGDGASREEKGRDTGKKQRPQIVMPANSTPTQQQKQQQEETPSQDLADLLRRAATADKTVLMTAINEAWASPGSFLDLFLESFRHGEGTSDLPRHLLIVAMDGKAYERCLAVHPFCYWFRVAGMDFAGEQKYMKGDYLEMMWRRNRLQQRVLELGYSFLFTDVDILWFRSPFPRLLPAAAGEAQVVMSSDFFVGNPDSPGNYPNGGLLYVRSSPAAVAFYEHWQASRARFPGKHEQFVFDRIVKEGVPPRIGARVRFLDTAVFGGFCQHGKDLGRVATMHANCCVGLDNKLFDLRNVLQDWKEYRARVAGGGARGFSWRVPGRCIH, from the exons atgatgatgatgaggccgCAGGGTGCTGGGCTGCTGGTTCGGTCGTCGCTGGGAGCGGGGGGaagcgcgcggccggcgacggcggccaaaATGAAGACGGCCACCTcgctcctcctcggcgccgcgctcgccaccgcctccttcctcctctacACCTCCCTCTGCCGCGACCTCGGCGCCGCCAACGGGTCGACGCCGCAGCGGTGGGACCATCAGCGTGGGAGGGAAGCCGaggcgggcgccgccgctggtgatCGGGAGGTGCTGCACCTCAACCCCACGCAACAAGAAGGTGTCGCCAAGGAGGTGGTGGTGACGCGCAGCGATGGCGACGGCGCATCAAGAGAGGAGAAAGGCCGGGACACGGGGAAAAAGCAGCGACCGCAGATTGTGATGCCTGCGAATTCAACTCCAACGCAGCAGCAG aagcagcagcaggaggagacCCCGTCCCAGGACCTCGCGGACCTGCTCCGGCGAGCTGCGACGGCGGACAAGACGGTGCTGATGACGGCGATCAACGAGGCGTGGGCGTCGCCGGGTTCCTTCCTGGACCTGTTCCTGGAGAGCTTCCGGCACGGCGAGGGCACGTCGGACCTGCCGCGCCACCTCCTCATCGTGGCCATGGACGGGAAGGCCTACGAGCGCTGCCTTGCCGTGCACCCCTTCTGCTACTGGTTCCGCGTCGCCGGCATGGACTTCGCCGGCGAGCAGAAGTACATGAAGGGCGACTACCTGGAGATGATGTGGCGGCGGAACCGGCTCCAGCAGCGCGTCctggagctcggctacagcttcctcTTCACGGACGTGGACATCCTCTGGTTCCGGTCCCCGttcccgcgcctcctccccgccgccgccggcgaggcgcagGTGGTGATGTCGTCGGACTTCTTCGTCGGCAACCCGGACTCACCGGGGAACTACCCCAACGGCGGCCTCCTCTACGTCcggtcgtcgccggccgccgtggcgtTCTACGAGCACTGGCAGGCGTCGCGGGCGCGGTTCCCGGGGAAGCACGAGCAGTTCGTGTTCGACAGGATCGTCAAGGAGGGGGTGCCGCCGCGGATCGGTGCGCGGGTGCGGTTCCTGGACACGGCGGTGTTCGGGGGCTTCTGCCAGCACGGCAAGGACCTGGGCAGGGTGGCCACCATGCACGCCAACTGCTGCGTCGGGCTGGACAACAAGCTCTTCGACCTCAGGAACGTGCTCCAGGACTGGAAGGAGTACAGGgcgcgcgtcgccggcggcggcgcgcgggggttCTCGTGGAGGGTGCCCGGGAGATGCATACACTGA